Proteins from a single region of Corvus hawaiiensis isolate bCorHaw1 chromosome 6, bCorHaw1.pri.cur, whole genome shotgun sequence:
- the LOC125327082 gene encoding small VCP/p97-interacting protein isoform X2, translating to MGQCLPCMGGAVKDVVETPDPEIKRRQLAEAAEKRQMEASSRGIKNAYAVEQKKKKQEEIEKRIAASRPGGEGGLRWQVG from the exons ATGGGGCAGTGCTTGCCCTGCATGGGGGGCGCCGTCAAGGACGTGGTGGAGACGCCCGACCCG gaaataaaaagaagacaactagcagaagctgctgaaaaGAGGCAGATGGAG GCTTCCTCTCGAGGTATTAAGAATGCTTATGCTgtggagcaaaagaaaaagaaacaggaagaaatagaaaagagaatTGCAGCTTCACGTCCTGGTGGAGAAGGAGGACTGAGa tGGCAGGTTGGGTAA